From Halichoerus grypus chromosome 6, mHalGry1.hap1.1, whole genome shotgun sequence, one genomic window encodes:
- the TARBP2 gene encoding RISC-loading complex subunit TARBP2 isoform X2, with amino-acid sequence MSEEEQGSGTTTGCGLPSIEQMLAANPGKTPISLLQEYGTRIGKTPVYDLLKAEGQAHQPNFTFRVTVGDTSCTDSSLPEDIPVFTAAAAATPGPSAVPTRSPPMEVQPPVSPQQSECNPVGALQELVVQKGWRLPEYTVTQESGPAHRKEFTMTCRVERFVEIGSGTSKKLAKRNAAAKMLLRVHTVPLDARDGNEAEPDDDHFSIGVGSRLDGLRNRGPGCTWDSLRNSVGEKILSLRSCSLGALGALGPACCSVLSELSEEQAFHVSYLDIEELSLSGLCQCLVELSTQPATVCHGSAPTREAARGEAARRALQYLKIMAGSK; translated from the exons ATGAGTGAAGAGGAGCAGGGCTCCGGCACTACCACGGGCTGCGGGCTGCCCAG tATAGAGCAAATGCTGGCGGCCAACCCGGGCAAGACCCCGATCAGCCTTCTGCAGGAGTATGGGACCAGAATAGGGAAGACGCCCGTGTACGACCTTCTCAAAGCCGAGGGCCAAGCCCACCAGCCTAATTTCACCTTTCGGGTCACCGTTGGCGACACCAGCTGCACCG ACTCTTCGCTGCCTGAGGACATTCCAGTTTTTACTGCTGCAGCGGCTGCCACTCCGGGTCCATCTGCTGTTCCAACCAG GAGCCCCCCCATGGAGGTGCAGCCCCCCGTCTCCCCTCAGCAGTCTGAGTGCAATCCTGTTGGCGCTCTGCAG GAGCTGGTGGTGCAGAAAGGCTGGCGGTTGCCTGAGTACACGGTGACCCAAGAGTCTGGGCCAGCCCACCGCAAAGAGTTTACCATGACCTGCCGAGTGGAGCGTTTCGTTGAGATTG GCAGCGGCACTTCCAAAAAGCTGGCAAAGCGTAACGCGGCCGCCAAAATGCTGCTTCGGGTGCACACGGTGCCTCTGGATGCCCGGGATGGGAATGAGGCAGAGCCCGATGACGACCACTTCTCCATT GGTGTGGGCTCCCGCCTGGATGGACTTCGGAACCGGGGCCCaggctgcacctgggattctctGCGAAATTCAGTGGGAGAGAAGATCCTGTCCCTCCGCAGCTGCTCCTTGGGCGCCTTAGGTGCCCTGGGCCCTGCCTGCTGCAGTGTCCTTAGTGAGCTCTCTGAGGAACAGGCCTTCCATGTCAGCTACCTGGATATTG AGGAACTGAGCCTGAGCGGGCTCTGCCAGTGCCTGGTGGAGCTGTCCACACAGCCGGCGACCGTGTGTCATGGCTCTGCACCGACCAGGGAGGCAGCCCGTGGTGAGGCCGCTCGCCGTGCCCTGCAGTACCTCAAGATCATGGCGGGCAGCAAGTAA
- the TARBP2 gene encoding RISC-loading complex subunit TARBP2 isoform X1 has product MSEEEQGSGTTTGCGLPSIEQMLAANPGKTPISLLQEYGTRIGKTPVYDLLKAEGQAHQPNFTFRVTVGDTSCTGQGPSKKAAKHKAAEVALKHLKGGSMLEPALEDSSSFSPLDSSLPEDIPVFTAAAAATPGPSAVPTRSPPMEVQPPVSPQQSECNPVGALQELVVQKGWRLPEYTVTQESGPAHRKEFTMTCRVERFVEIGSGTSKKLAKRNAAAKMLLRVHTVPLDARDGNEAEPDDDHFSIGVGSRLDGLRNRGPGCTWDSLRNSVGEKILSLRSCSLGALGALGPACCSVLSELSEEQAFHVSYLDIEELSLSGLCQCLVELSTQPATVCHGSAPTREAARGEAARRALQYLKIMAGSK; this is encoded by the exons ATGAGTGAAGAGGAGCAGGGCTCCGGCACTACCACGGGCTGCGGGCTGCCCAG tATAGAGCAAATGCTGGCGGCCAACCCGGGCAAGACCCCGATCAGCCTTCTGCAGGAGTATGGGACCAGAATAGGGAAGACGCCCGTGTACGACCTTCTCAAAGCCGAGGGCCAAGCCCACCAGCCTAATTTCACCTTTCGGGTCACCGTTGGCGACACCAGCTGCACCG GTCAGGGCcccagcaagaaggcagccaagCACAAGGCAGCTGAGGTGGCCCTCAAACACCTCAAAGGGGGGAGCATGCTGGAGCCGGCCCTGGAGGACAGCAG TTCTTTTTCTCCCCTAGACTCTTCGCTGCCTGAGGACATTCCAGTTTTTACTGCTGCAGCGGCTGCCACTCCGGGTCCATCTGCTGTTCCAACCAG GAGCCCCCCCATGGAGGTGCAGCCCCCCGTCTCCCCTCAGCAGTCTGAGTGCAATCCTGTTGGCGCTCTGCAG GAGCTGGTGGTGCAGAAAGGCTGGCGGTTGCCTGAGTACACGGTGACCCAAGAGTCTGGGCCAGCCCACCGCAAAGAGTTTACCATGACCTGCCGAGTGGAGCGTTTCGTTGAGATTG GCAGCGGCACTTCCAAAAAGCTGGCAAAGCGTAACGCGGCCGCCAAAATGCTGCTTCGGGTGCACACGGTGCCTCTGGATGCCCGGGATGGGAATGAGGCAGAGCCCGATGACGACCACTTCTCCATT GGTGTGGGCTCCCGCCTGGATGGACTTCGGAACCGGGGCCCaggctgcacctgggattctctGCGAAATTCAGTGGGAGAGAAGATCCTGTCCCTCCGCAGCTGCTCCTTGGGCGCCTTAGGTGCCCTGGGCCCTGCCTGCTGCAGTGTCCTTAGTGAGCTCTCTGAGGAACAGGCCTTCCATGTCAGCTACCTGGATATTG AGGAACTGAGCCTGAGCGGGCTCTGCCAGTGCCTGGTGGAGCTGTCCACACAGCCGGCGACCGTGTGTCATGGCTCTGCACCGACCAGGGAGGCAGCCCGTGGTGAGGCCGCTCGCCGTGCCCTGCAGTACCTCAAGATCATGGCGGGCAGCAAGTAA
- the TARBP2 gene encoding RISC-loading complex subunit TARBP2 isoform X3 yields MLAANPGKTPISLLQEYGTRIGKTPVYDLLKAEGQAHQPNFTFRVTVGDTSCTGQGPSKKAAKHKAAEVALKHLKGGSMLEPALEDSSSFSPLDSSLPEDIPVFTAAAAATPGPSAVPTRSPPMEVQPPVSPQQSECNPVGALQELVVQKGWRLPEYTVTQESGPAHRKEFTMTCRVERFVEIGSGTSKKLAKRNAAAKMLLRVHTVPLDARDGNEAEPDDDHFSIGVGSRLDGLRNRGPGCTWDSLRNSVGEKILSLRSCSLGALGALGPACCSVLSELSEEQAFHVSYLDIEELSLSGLCQCLVELSTQPATVCHGSAPTREAARGEAARRALQYLKIMAGSK; encoded by the exons ATGCTGGCGGCCAACCCGGGCAAGACCCCGATCAGCCTTCTGCAGGAGTATGGGACCAGAATAGGGAAGACGCCCGTGTACGACCTTCTCAAAGCCGAGGGCCAAGCCCACCAGCCTAATTTCACCTTTCGGGTCACCGTTGGCGACACCAGCTGCACCG GTCAGGGCcccagcaagaaggcagccaagCACAAGGCAGCTGAGGTGGCCCTCAAACACCTCAAAGGGGGGAGCATGCTGGAGCCGGCCCTGGAGGACAGCAG TTCTTTTTCTCCCCTAGACTCTTCGCTGCCTGAGGACATTCCAGTTTTTACTGCTGCAGCGGCTGCCACTCCGGGTCCATCTGCTGTTCCAACCAG GAGCCCCCCCATGGAGGTGCAGCCCCCCGTCTCCCCTCAGCAGTCTGAGTGCAATCCTGTTGGCGCTCTGCAG GAGCTGGTGGTGCAGAAAGGCTGGCGGTTGCCTGAGTACACGGTGACCCAAGAGTCTGGGCCAGCCCACCGCAAAGAGTTTACCATGACCTGCCGAGTGGAGCGTTTCGTTGAGATTG GCAGCGGCACTTCCAAAAAGCTGGCAAAGCGTAACGCGGCCGCCAAAATGCTGCTTCGGGTGCACACGGTGCCTCTGGATGCCCGGGATGGGAATGAGGCAGAGCCCGATGACGACCACTTCTCCATT GGTGTGGGCTCCCGCCTGGATGGACTTCGGAACCGGGGCCCaggctgcacctgggattctctGCGAAATTCAGTGGGAGAGAAGATCCTGTCCCTCCGCAGCTGCTCCTTGGGCGCCTTAGGTGCCCTGGGCCCTGCCTGCTGCAGTGTCCTTAGTGAGCTCTCTGAGGAACAGGCCTTCCATGTCAGCTACCTGGATATTG AGGAACTGAGCCTGAGCGGGCTCTGCCAGTGCCTGGTGGAGCTGTCCACACAGCCGGCGACCGTGTGTCATGGCTCTGCACCGACCAGGGAGGCAGCCCGTGGTGAGGCCGCTCGCCGTGCCCTGCAGTACCTCAAGATCATGGCGGGCAGCAAGTAA
- the NPFF gene encoding pro-FMRFamide-related neuropeptide FF: MESGRATVLLLVLLRTHWGCARGPGHGGEGDQVFVEEDSGPHPLQEAQIPGSLLSSLLQAMQRPSRSPAFLFQPQRFGTTSRGSWSSEQLSPRAGEGLSSPFWSLAAPQRFGKK; the protein is encoded by the exons ATGGAGTCCGGGCGGGCCACAgtgctgctgctggtgctgctgcGAACACACTGGGGCTGTGCCAGGGGACCGGGGCACGGAGGCGAGGGAGACCAGGTCTTCGTG GAGGAAGACAGCGGACCCCACCCACTGCAGGAGGCCCAGATCCCTGGGTCACtcttgagctccctgctccaggccATGCAGAGACCCAGCCGGAGCCCAGCCTTTCTGTTTCAGCCCCAGAG GTTTGGCACAACCTCCCGGGGCTCCTGGAGCAGCGAACAGCTGAGTCCCCGAGCTGGAGAGGGGCTCAGCTCCCCCTTCTGGAGCCTGGCTGCCCCTCAACGCTTTGGGAAGAAGTGA